The DNA segment GCAATAAGAAACTGCCTTATAGATTGTGATAACCTATAAAGCAGCTTTTAAAATAATGTTAAGATCTAATTATTCATCCTTTTCCATTGCTTTTTGTTTTAAATCACTAAGTGTATTGCAGGTAAACAGCTGTTCTGATATCGAAATGAGCTGTTCTGATGTAAGCATCTTTAACCATTCTGTGGCATCCTCATGATATTTTTTCTCAATCTGACGTTTCAGAAGCAACCGTTCTCCTTGCTCAAGGCCCTCTTTATAGCTGTCATTTAGACCATTGCGATAGCGTGCTTCTCCCATCTGAATCGCCATCGCCGTTGACCAAAGCTTATCATTTTTCTGCATTTCCTTGTATTTTTCCACTTGGTGCCCTGTGGGTATGAACACTTTCACCAGCCTTTCCTTCGTTTTTAGTATAGCATCATTTTCATTATTTTCAAATAGGTACCCAGAGGGCAGAACCAAGCATAACTGCTCAAAGTCATTCAACTTCAAAATTCCCTGCTTTCTTACCAGCTCATTAATCACCGGCAGATGTATGTAGCTGCGTTTTATCAGTGCCTTTTTATTCTCCACCTCTCCCTTTTCGGTACGCATCTGGTAGTGATTCATCAGATTTTGATTATTCCATGGATATTCATCAATGAAAATTATCTGATGTACAGGCTTCAACAGCTCATACTTCTCCCCACTGTTTAACTGATCATTCAGCGCTCTTGCCCCATAAAATTCAAAGCGCTTCAATTCTGTTTCTGAAAACGTAGTCTGCATACCTTTGTTAGCGAATCCGTAACCCACCGTTTTCATCCTTTACGTGGACATCCAAAATAATCTTTTTCTTTCCGATGGTCTTCGGATCCAGGTTAGGATTCATAACCGTACTTTCCTTAACCCGTATCCCAGTCACACGTTCGATAATGGTGTTGCGTGCAAAGATGGAGCCTTCATCCTCACGAGAGAGGGTGTACTTGAAGAACAAATCATTGCGGTAATTCAATACATCTTCTGGTTGTTTTCTTGTCATTTGACATTTCCTCGTTTCTGCAAGGTTATTCCTTACACTCTTATATACGATAGGAAATGTTGTAATTCCTAAAAAAAGTTTATTTTTTTCTATTTTTTAATCAAAAAAAGCATTTGCGTTATAATATCTACTAAGATAAATCAGATGCACAGACCTCTATCATGATGACATTTATACCGATAGGAAATAGACTTGTTTGCAAAATCATAATCTGTAATACGTGATTTACAGGGCAGATCACATTTCTTACAATAGGAAGCAAATAGATATATTTTAAATGTGAAGAAAAAATATATCAATGAAATGCAAAAACTGCGGATAAGATGAAGATGTACCTTTATGGGTACTGGATGAAATAAATGAGTTTAGCGATGTTAATCTGTATCAAATGATCTGTTCCGAATGGGATGATATTATGTAAAAAAAATTGTCTATGCACTGAATTACTTAATTCAACATTTTTATAATACCCTTTTTCTAATCGCCGCATCGAAATTCTTATTATACGAAAAAAAGCCGATTTCTCGGCCTACAGATGCTCAATCGGTTTTCGCTCTGCCTTCAGATTGTGCGTTTTCTGAGCACGTCGCTTCAGCTCGGCATTGACATCCTCCATAGAGATGCCCTTCTCTACCATCAGCACGGTCAGATGATACAGCAGATCACCGATTTCATTGATCTGATCCTCTCTGGTCTGTATCAGAGAGGCAATCACAACCTCGGTACACTCCTCACCGACCTTTTTTAAAATCTTCTCCAGCCCCTTTTCAAATAAATAGGTGGTATAGCTGCCTTCCTCTTTATGCGCCTTGCGATCCTTTATCGTTTCATATAATGCATCTAGCTCGTTCATACTTCCTCTCCCTCCATATTTCGGTAAAAGCAACTCGTGTGTCCTGTATGGCAGGCAGCACCGACCTGCTCCACCAGTAACAGAATCGTATCCTCATCACAATCAATACGAATATCCTTCACATACTGATAATGCCCGCTGGTTTCTCCCTTGATCCACAGCTCCTGACGGCTTCTGCTGTAATAGGTCGCACGTCCGGTATCCATCGTCATGCGCAGACTTTCCGAATTCATATACGCAAGCATGAGGACAGCATGCGTATGCACATCCTGTACAATGACAGGAACAAGTCCGTTTCCTTTATCAAAATTCACCTGTATCATATACGTACCGCGATTCCTTTCTCCTTCAGATAGCGCTTTACCTGTGGAATGGTAACCTCCTTATAATGGAACATGCTTGCCGCTAGTGCCGCATCGCTGGCATCCTGTTCAAATACCTGCGCAAAATGCTCCAGAGCTCCGCAGCCTCCCGATGCAATCACCGGTACATCCACCAAATCATGCACAGCCTTGCACAGCTCGATATCAAAGCCCTGCTTTGTACCATCCGCGTCCATGCTGGTAAGCAGAATCTCTCCTGCCCCAAGGCGTACACCTTCCACTACCCACTCCAGCAAATCCATACCGGTATCCTCACGTCCTCCGGCCACAAATACATTCCATCCGCTGCCATCCTCACGGCGTTTTCCATCGACTGCCAATACGATACACTGGTTGCCGAACATTTCTGCCCCCTGCCGGATCAGCTCCTTATTTCTAACCGCCGCAGAATTTAGAGATACCTTGTCCGCTCCTGCCAGCAGCATTTTTCGAATATCCTCCACACTACGGATACCGCCGCCAACCGTAAACGGAATAAAGATTTCACGGGCTACCCGCTCCACCACCTGTACCATGGTATCCCGCTGTTCATGCGTTGCCGTGATATCCAGAAATACCAGCTCATCAGCTCCCTGCTCATAATAGGCTCTTGCCAGATCAACCGGATCACCGACTTCCTTCAACCCGACAAAATTGATTCCCTTAACAACCTTGCCGTCTTTTACATCCAGGCATGGGATGATGCGCTTTGTATGCATATGATTACTCCTTACAAAGCGCAATCGCCTGGGACAGAGACAATGTTTCGGCATACATTGCCTTGCCGGTGATCGCACCGTAAATATCCAGCTCCTTTAATGCGCGGATATGGGATATATCCTTAATACCGCCGGAAGCGATAATATTGATGGATACTGTTTTCTTCAGCTCCGCCAGCATCTCCGTATTCGGCCCTCTCATCGTTCCGTCTCTGGAAATATCCGTCACGATGATGGTCTTTACTCCGACAGCCTCCATCTGAATCGCAAAGTCGATATACTGTACTTCGCTTTCCTGCAGCCAGCCATGACCACAAACCATACCGTTTTTACAATCAATGCCAACGGCGATTTTTTCTTTATACATTGAAACCGCCTCCCGCAGGAAATCCGGATTCTCTATGGCTGCTGTGCCTAAAATAACACGGCTGATGCCCTGCTCCAGATAAAACCGCACATCCTCCATGCTGCGGATACCGCCGCCAACCTCTACCGGTATGGACAGACTCTGCGCTGTTTTCACAATGCTGTCCTGATTGATTTTCTTTCCCTCTTTGGCACCGTTGAGATCGACCATATGCACATATTCCGCCCCCTGCTGTTCAAAGGCTCTGGCAATATCCGCAATGCTGTCACCCACACATTCCTTTTGCTCATAATCTCCCTGGTACAGCCGTACCGGCTGCTGATCCAGGATGTCGATTGCCGGTAAAATTATCATACAAATTCCTCCTTGAACCACCGCAGAAGCTGCAGTCCGTCCTCACCGCTTTTTTCAGGATGAAACTGCGCCCCGACCACATTGTCCCTTCGTACAAGCCCCGGTATGCGCATCCTCCCATACCCGCTGTCTGCCAGCAAATCCCGTTCATCATAATTCTGCGCATAATAGGAATGCACATAATACACAAAGGGACGCTCACTCAGCCGTTCAAATACAGGGGAGGGCTGACAGGGCTCCAACAGGTTCCATCCAATATGCGGAATGCGGACATGCTTTTCCGTTTGAATTTCAGAAGCTGGCACAAGCGTGTCCTTCATCTTTACAATATTGCCCTTTAAAAAGCCCAGGCCCTTTGTATAACCATTTTCTTCGCTATCCTCAAACAATGCCTGCATACCCAGACATATACCTAAAAGCGGCTTATGCTTCTGCATAACCTCAATCTGAAGCACCTCTACAAGACCGCGCTCCTGCAGGTTTTTCATACAGTCCGCAAAGGCGCCGACACCTGGCAGAATGAGCTGATCCGCACGCTCTATATCTTCCCGTTTATCAGAAACACAGCAGGTACAGCCGATATGGCGCAGGGCATTTTCCACACTGTGCAGATTTCCCATCCCGTAATCTATAATCGTTATCATATTACAGCGTTCCCTTCGTACTCGGCAGCGCATCCCCGCTAACGGCAATCGCTGCCTTTAATGCGCGTCCAAGCGCCTTAAAGATGGCCTCCGCCTTATGATGATCATTGGTTCCATAGGGTACGTTCACATGCAGCGTAATGCCTGCCTGAAAGGCAAAGGCACGCAAGAATTCCTCTACCATCTCACAGGAGAAGGAACCAATCGTATCACGCTTCAGCTCACAGTTATACACCAGAAAGCTGCGTCCGCTGATATCCAGTACTACCTGTGCAAGTGCCTCATCCATCGGTAACAGCATACTTCCATAGCGCCCAATTCCTCTTTTATCCTGCAGCGCCTCCTTTAAACAGGCTCCCATCAGGATGCCGCAGTCCTCCACGGTATGATGATCGCATACCTCCAGATCGCCCTGTGCAGAAAGTGTCAGATTGATTCCGGAATGAAAGGAAAACAGGGTCAGCATATGATCAAAGAATCCGATTCCGGTATGGATATCGCTTGTACCGTCTCCATCCAGATTCATATAGCAGCTGATTTTTGTTTCCTTTGTATCCCGGTTCTGCTCTGCGCATCTGCTTGTCGCATTACTTTTCATACCACACACACCTTTCTGTCAAATTCCTGCAGCACGGATAAGACGATTGCATTTTCACCAGGGGAACCAACGGTTATGCGGAAGCTGTCCTTTCCTTCATAATCACGTATGACGATGCCTTCCTTATGCAATGCCTCCAACAGCTGCTGCTTCTGTTTGCTTCTTCCATATAAATAATTTGCCTGGCTTGGATAAAAGGTTACGTTTTTCAGCTGCTTCAGCTTATGATACAGCATATCCCGCTCCAGCTGTACCTCCTCCACAAGCAGCTCATATTCTGCCGCATGCTGCAGGATGATAACTCCAGCCTTCTGGGTAAGACAGCTGATATTATAGGGTACCATATACGGACGCAGAGCAGCGATATTGCCGGGATTGCTGATAAGAAAGCCCAGTCGTGCACCGGCAAAGCCGAATGCCTTGGACAGGGTTCTGGTCACATACAGATTCGGATAGGTGTCCAGATACTCCAGCATGCTTTCCTTTGCGAATTCCCCATAGGCCTCATCAATGATTACCGGAATACGCGGAAATGCCTCCACGATTCTGCACACATCCGCATTGCTCACAAAATGTCCGGTAGGATTGTTCGGATTGGAAAACAGCACCATATCCACATGATATTCTCTGCCAAATTCAATGAAATCCGCAATACTGAAGGCTCCATCCTTTTCACATGGAAATTTCACTACCTCGCTCTCGTGCATGGATGCGTAATAGTCATACATGGAAAAGTCCGGTGATAGGGTAAGTAATTTCTTACCTTTTCCCAGGAAATAGCCGATCATAAGCCCCAGCATTTCATCGCTTCCATTCCCCGCCAAAAGCCGGTCGGCAGACAGCTTTTTGACCTTGGCATACGCCTCGATCAGCTCCGTGCTGGCTTCATCCGGATAGCGGTTCATCGCCAGATCACCGATTGCGGCCGCAAGCTCCTTTACGATCTCCCCACTTATATTTTTATAACACTCATTTGCATTCAGCATGATGCTGCCATTCACACGGGCTGCATAGCTTTCAATATTTTTCATGACTTCAGCCTCACTTTCACAGCATTGGCATGTGCCTGCAGCTCTTCCTGCTCCGCCATTTCTATGATATTGGCACCATATGCCTGCAATGCTTCTTCTGTATAATGCAGATAGCTGCTCTTTTTAATAAAGCTGTCCACACTCAAAGCGCTGGAGAACCGCGCTGTTCCGCTTGTTGGCAAAACATGATTACAGCCGCCGAAATAATCTCCGACACTCTCACATGTATGATAGCCAAGGAACACACTACCAGCATGGCGTACCATACCAAGATAGTCCATTGGTGCAGCCACCATGAGCTCCAGATGCTCCGGTGCAACCGCATTGGATACTGCCAGACAGGACTCCATGCTCTCACACAAAATTGCAGTTCCATATGCACGCAGAGATTGTTCCACTATTTCCTTTTTCGGCAGGGCATCCGTCTGTTTACGAAGCTCCTGTTCCACCCTGTCGATCAGGGTTTCACTTGTAGTCACAAGAATCGCACTGGCCATCGGGTCATGCTCTGCTTGTGATAACAGGTCCGCTGCCACGCTTTCTGCCGGTGCATGTTCATCCGCAATCACCAGAATCTCACTCGGCCCGGCAATCATATCAATATCCACCTTGCCAAACACCAGCTTTTTCGCTGCCGCTACAAACACATTCCCCGGTCCGACAATTTTATCCACCGGCGCAATGCTTTCTGTACCATATGCCAGTGCCGCAATTCCCTGTGCACCGCCAACCTTATATATTTCATCTACTCCCGCAATTATTGCCGCTGCAGCAATATTGGGATGCAAGCTGCCGTCCTGTGCAGGCGGAGTTATCATAACGATCCGCTTCACCCCTGCAATACGGGCAGGAATTGCATTCATCAGCACGCTGCTTGGATACTGTGCCCGTCCTCCGGGTACATAAATCCCCACACTGTCCAGTGGAAGCACGCGCTGTCCTAGGTAGATTCCCATTTCCTTCTGCAGCAGATAGCCGTTTTGCTTCTGTGCAGTATGATAATATTCGATATTCGCTTTTGCCTTTTTCATGCTTTCCACAAAGAAGGGCTCCGCCTTCGCTGCCGCTGCCTCGATATCACATGGGGAAACACGGAAATCATCCAGCTCTATACCGTCAAACTGACGGGTATATGCCTTTACCGCTTCATCCCTGCGTGCTTTAACATCCTGCAGGATGGCACTGACCTTAGCGATGATTTCAGTGTCGATATCCTCTGTTCTGCTTTCCAGATACGTCTGCAGCTGTGCCGTATCCGATGCCTTCATTCGTCTCAGCATGTTTCCAATCCTTTCTTCATATCCTCCAGAATCGCTAATATTTCCGTTCGCTTCAGCTTGAAGCTCGCTTTATTCACGATCACTCTCGCACTGATATCACAGACCGTATCAAATACCACGAGTCCGTTTTCCTTTAGAGTCGTTCCAGTTTCCATAATGTCCACAATACCATCGCATAAGCCCAGAATCGGTGCCAGCTCCACAGACCCGTCGATTTTAATACACTCCACATCCATCCCCTTTTCCAGGAAATACTGCTTTGCAATGTTAGGATACTTGGTTCCGATTTTTACATGTCCTACCTTATCAAACAGATTATGCTGTGCTAATCCGGCAACGATGAATTTGCACTTCCCAATGCCCAGATCCAGCATTTCATAATAATCCTTACCACCCTCCATCAGGGTATCCTTTCCGACAACTCCGATATCCGCAACCCCGTGCTGTACATAGGTGATGCAGTCATTGGCTTTCACAAGGAAATAACGGATATCCTTCTGGGAATCCTGAAAAACTAGAGCACGTCCCTTATCCTTGAGGCTCTCAATTCCATAGCCCCGCTCTTCCAGCAGCTTAACAGTTGCCTTTTCCAGACGCCCCTTTGTCAATGCAACGGATATACTCATGCGACGTTCTCCCCTTTCACGATAATATCGTCATAATCTCCACACAGCAGTTCAACCCGTGTGCTTTTTCTCAGCTCCTTTGCCTGGCGCAGAGCCTCCACCTTTTTCTCATATGGATAGCACAGCGTCAGTGTTGCCTCCTGCTGCTTTAAATGCAATACCGGTAACACAGCATCCAGCTTGACGGAAAACCCGATAGCAGGAAGTGCTTCTCCGAATTTTTCTAAAAGAGAATCATAGCGTCCCCCGCTTAACACACTGGTTCCGATTCCCTCTACAAAGCCTTCAAACAGAATACCGCTGTAATAATTCAAGTGCGGCAGCTTACCCAGATCGAAGGTGATACGGTCTCCATAGCCCAGTGCAGACAGTTGCTCATACAGCAGCTGCAGATTTTCCACGATTGCCTTCAGACGTGCGTCAAAGCAGAAGCCAAGTGCTTCCTGCAGCATATCCGCACTTCCACACAGCCATGGCAGTTGCAGGAAAAACTGTTTATCCACAGCATCCAGCCGCAAGGTTTCCAGATACTCCTTCAGCTCCGTGAGGCTCTTACGGTCAATCAGATCCGCCAATATCTGCGTTTCATCCTTTGTTAGTCCCAACAGCTCCACTGCCGTATGGAAAAAATTCACATTGCCGATTTCCAGTGTAAATGATGCCTGCTTCATACATTCCATAACCTCCAGCGCACAGACGAGAATTTCCAAATCACTCTGCTTCTCACCCAGCCCCAGCAATTCAATGCCACAGTCGGTTACCTCATTGCGCTTCCCCGCAAAGGATTCCTTTACCTTATATACATTGGCACAGTAACGGAAACGAAGCGGCGGCTTCTGGTCTTTAAACTTCGTTGCCGCCACACGGGCAATCGGTACGGTCATATCCATACGCAGTGTCAGAATACCACCGTTATGGTCGAAAAATTTATACATCTGTTCGTCATGAATCTGTTCAAAGCCTGTCTGATAGGTCTGATAAAATTCAATGCTCGGTGTTACGATTTCTTTATAGCCGTAGCTGTCAAATACCTGTTCAATAGCATCCTGTAATCGTTTCTTTGCAGTACATTCTCCCAAAATCAGATCCCGCGTACCCTCGGGTATGGCAAATTTCTTCATACACTGTATCCTCCCTTATACTCTTATACAAAAAAAGCTTCCATCCAAAGGACGAAAGTTACCTTACGTGATTCCACCTTATTTTATTGATACCTCACGATATCAATCTCTTCGAGTACCATCATACTCTAGCACGGTAACGGATGCAGGATACCGGCAAAAGCTACTGAATTCACCTTTGCTGCTCAGGGATGTGTTCCGAATACTTCGCATATCTTCTTGCACCGGCCGAAGACTCTCTGTCATGTCCATATACCTACTATTTCCCGTCAACGCATTTCATATATGTCTATAGTACAATCCAGCGATGAAAAAGTCAATCATTTTGTGAAATATTTTCATGAAATATTTATGTAAGAAAATTATGTATGCTGATAAATACAGGGTTAAGATATTCATAAGGATCTGGCTCTGTATTGCTTTTTTAAGGATAACATCCTGGCAGGTAGCTTCTCTGCCTGTCTATCCGCCCCGGACAAGGATTAACGATAGAAAACCATACTCCTATAGATCAGAAATGGAAAAGGCCCCGAAAGGCCTGATCCTGTTTCTGCATGAATAAGTGATCATGCTGGTGCTTTCTACCATATACTGCTTATGAATTTTGTCTCTGATGATATACATGACAAAAAGCAAAAGCCCTTGCGAATCCATCCCCACGCTATAAAGGACAGCGTTCGCAAATGCACAAGCGTTCCTGATTTTACAGCGGATATCCTACTTACTGCCCTATGTAACAGACTACAACAATCTTCACAGAAGCATGATCTGAGCCTTATCGTTAGATTCAGCCCGTTTATTTTCAAAACACCTATTCATCATCCTGCTGAATCAGCAGCGTTTCCAGGGTCTGCACCAAATCAAAAAACTTTTCCTTACGCTCCTCACTCAGCTCGCGATAAAAACACAATAGCTCGTACTCATCATGATTTAATTCACATGTATGCTTTTCTTCCATATTCCTCCTCTCTCTCCCTTTTACATATATAGTATATATAATGAAAAAGTTTTCTGCCATATTAAAATTCGGATAAACATAAAAAAACACCGATAAATACGGCATTTATTCGTAAAAATAAAATTTGCTTTGATTTTGCTATTTGTAATTTTATATCAGAATTATAATAATTCTAACATTATGTAACATGTTTCATAACACCCTATTCCAAGTGAAAGCTTATGATGCTTTTCATGAGCTTTGTAAATGTGATTCTTTTTTCATCGGGCACCTGATCAAATACCTTCATAACCTCCAGCTCCAGCGGATCGTGCAGCATACGCCCTGGAAAATTATAATCAGGAATCTGTAAAATCTGATTCATATTTATTTCCAGTATGCGGCAAATTAAAGATAGAATATCAAGCGGAGGCTGTGCATTTCCGTTGATATAAGAGGATATGGAACGCTGTGTTGAACCAACAAGCATTGCGAGTTCCTTCTGTGTCATTCCTTTTCTCTGAAGCCCTTTCCTAATTGCATCTCCCACTTTTAAATTGATTTCCGTTACTTTTTTCATTCCGTCCACTCCAATATATGGTTTTATTATAATGGAAAATTTTTCCATATTTGCAGAATAGAATAATTAAAGGTGTTTTGTGTGAAAATATCATACATTTTACATAAATCGTATAAATTGATATAACTTTATAACGAATTATAGATTTTACATATAATCGTGGTATACTGATTTTATAAGAAAGTGAGGATTGATTATGGCATTTATTGACACGTATTTTAAAGAGGTTGAACAGCGATTTGCGCTCATGAAGGAAGAAACTGAAGCAATCGAGCAGGCAGCGGAGCTTCTGCTTGAAGCAGAGAAGGATAAGCACACCATTTATACGTTTGGCAGCGGACATTCTCATATGATCGGACAGGATATTTATGCCCGTGCCGGCGGCTATGCAAAGGTGTATCCTATCAATGAAATCGAAATGACACTTGCAACCCATCCTACCAAAAGTACCACACTGGAGCGGACTGCTTCCTATGCCGATGTACTGGATGCAATTTATACGGTGGAAAAAGGGGATGTATTGATTGTCACAAGTAATTCCGGTCGAAATCCACTGGTAATTGAATACACGATGAGAGCCAGAAAGAAGGGCGCAAAGATTATCGCCATTACATCGTTATCGCATAGTAAAACGATCGCATCACGGCATGAAAGCGGCTTGCGGCTGTTTGAGCTGGCGGATGTCGTACTGGATAACCATGCTCCCTATGGAGATGCTACCACACCAATCGATGATACCTGCAGCATGGGGCCGGTAAGTACCTTGACCGGATGCTTTCTCGCTCAGTGTGTGATGGGAAGATTTGTGGAGCTGTTAAAGGAGCACGGTATGGATGCCCCTGTCTTCGCCTCCAGCAATATGGATGGAGCGGACGAAAGAAATCGTGAATTATTTCAACGATATGTAATCAAATCCATAGCGAAATAGGGTTAGAAAAGAAAAAAACGGTAGAATATGCTTTAGTTCTTATTCAAAGGTGGAATTTTTTGTATCTGCAGACCTTCAACTGCAGCTCCCAAGCATAAGGTGATCCTGTGTTACCTGCATGTTAATTTGCTTTCCCATTTGTGTGTAAGAGCCTGTTTCTATATCCTGCCG comes from the Erysipelotrichaceae bacterium 66202529 genome and includes:
- a CDS encoding tyrosyl-tRNA synthetase, with the translated sequence MKPVHQIIFIDEYPWNNQNLMNHYQMRTEKGEVENKKALIKRSYIHLPVINELVRKQGILKLNDFEQLCLVLPSGYLFENNENDAILKTKERLVKVFIPTGHQVEKYKEMQKNDKLWSTAMAIQMGEARYRNGLNDSYKEGLEQGERLLLKRQIEKKYHEDATEWLKMLTSEQLISISEQLFTCNTLSDLKQKAMEKDE
- the hisE gene encoding phosphoribosyl-ATP diphosphatase, which gives rise to MNELDALYETIKDRKAHKEEGSYTTYLFEKGLEKILKKVGEECTEVVIASLIQTREDQINEIGDLLYHLTVLMVEKGISMEDVNAELKRRAQKTHNLKAERKPIEHL
- the hisI gene encoding phosphoribosyl-AMP cyclohydrolase yields the protein MIQVNFDKGNGLVPVIVQDVHTHAVLMLAYMNSESLRMTMDTGRATYYSRSRQELWIKGETSGHYQYVKDIRIDCDEDTILLLVEQVGAACHTGHTSCFYRNMEGEEV
- the hisF gene encoding imidazole glycerol phosphate synthase subunit HisF, translated to MHTKRIIPCLDVKDGKVVKGINFVGLKEVGDPVDLARAYYEQGADELVFLDITATHEQRDTMVQVVERVAREIFIPFTVGGGIRSVEDIRKMLLAGADKVSLNSAAVRNKELIRQGAEMFGNQCIVLAVDGKRREDGSGWNVFVAGGREDTGMDLLEWVVEGVRLGAGEILLTSMDADGTKQGFDIELCKAVHDLVDVPVIASGGCGALEHFAQVFEQDASDAALAASMFHYKEVTIPQVKRYLKEKGIAVRI
- the hisA gene encoding 1-(5-phosphoribosyl)-5-[(5-phosphoribosylamino)methylideneamino]imidazole-4-carboxamide isomerase, which translates into the protein MIILPAIDILDQQPVRLYQGDYEQKECVGDSIADIARAFEQQGAEYVHMVDLNGAKEGKKINQDSIVKTAQSLSIPVEVGGGIRSMEDVRFYLEQGISRVILGTAAIENPDFLREAVSMYKEKIAVGIDCKNGMVCGHGWLQESEVQYIDFAIQMEAVGVKTIIVTDISRDGTMRGPNTEMLAELKKTVSINIIASGGIKDISHIRALKELDIYGAITGKAMYAETLSLSQAIALCKE
- the hisH gene encoding imidazole glycerol phosphate synthase subunit HisH, coding for MITIIDYGMGNLHSVENALRHIGCTCCVSDKREDIERADQLILPGVGAFADCMKNLQERGLVEVLQIEVMQKHKPLLGICLGMQALFEDSEENGYTKGLGFLKGNIVKMKDTLVPASEIQTEKHVRIPHIGWNLLEPCQPSPVFERLSERPFVYYVHSYYAQNYDERDLLADSGYGRMRIPGLVRRDNVVGAQFHPEKSGEDGLQLLRWFKEEFV
- the hisB gene encoding imidazoleglycerol-phosphate dehydratase HisB; this encodes MKSNATSRCAEQNRDTKETKISCYMNLDGDGTSDIHTGIGFFDHMLTLFSFHSGINLTLSAQGDLEVCDHHTVEDCGILMGACLKEALQDKRGIGRYGSMLLPMDEALAQVVLDISGRSFLVYNCELKRDTIGSFSCEMVEEFLRAFAFQAGITLHVNVPYGTNDHHKAEAIFKALGRALKAAIAVSGDALPSTKGTL
- the hisC gene encoding histidinol-phosphate transaminase, translated to MKNIESYAARVNGSIMLNANECYKNISGEIVKELAAAIGDLAMNRYPDEASTELIEAYAKVKKLSADRLLAGNGSDEMLGLMIGYFLGKGKKLLTLSPDFSMYDYYASMHESEVVKFPCEKDGAFSIADFIEFGREYHVDMVLFSNPNNPTGHFVSNADVCRIVEAFPRIPVIIDEAYGEFAKESMLEYLDTYPNLYVTRTLSKAFGFAGARLGFLISNPGNIAALRPYMVPYNISCLTQKAGVIILQHAAEYELLVEEVQLERDMLYHKLKQLKNVTFYPSQANYLYGRSKQKQQLLEALHKEGIVIRDYEGKDSFRITVGSPGENAIVLSVLQEFDRKVCVV
- the hisD gene encoding histidinol dehydrogenase yields the protein MLRRMKASDTAQLQTYLESRTEDIDTEIIAKVSAILQDVKARRDEAVKAYTRQFDGIELDDFRVSPCDIEAAAAKAEPFFVESMKKAKANIEYYHTAQKQNGYLLQKEMGIYLGQRVLPLDSVGIYVPGGRAQYPSSVLMNAIPARIAGVKRIVMITPPAQDGSLHPNIAAAAIIAGVDEIYKVGGAQGIAALAYGTESIAPVDKIVGPGNVFVAAAKKLVFGKVDIDMIAGPSEILVIADEHAPAESVAADLLSQAEHDPMASAILVTTSETLIDRVEQELRKQTDALPKKEIVEQSLRAYGTAILCESMESCLAVSNAVAPEHLELMVAAPMDYLGMVRHAGSVFLGYHTCESVGDYFGGCNHVLPTSGTARFSSALSVDSFIKKSSYLHYTEEALQAYGANIIEMAEQEELQAHANAVKVRLKS
- a CDS encoding ATP phosphoribosyltransferase, encoding MSISVALTKGRLEKATVKLLEERGYGIESLKDKGRALVFQDSQKDIRYFLVKANDCITYVQHGVADIGVVGKDTLMEGGKDYYEMLDLGIGKCKFIVAGLAQHNLFDKVGHVKIGTKYPNIAKQYFLEKGMDVECIKIDGSVELAPILGLCDGIVDIMETGTTLKENGLVVFDTVCDISARVIVNKASFKLKRTEILAILEDMKKGLETC
- the hisZ gene encoding ATP phosphoribosyltransferase regulatory subunit, which encodes MKKFAIPEGTRDLILGECTAKKRLQDAIEQVFDSYGYKEIVTPSIEFYQTYQTGFEQIHDEQMYKFFDHNGGILTLRMDMTVPIARVAATKFKDQKPPLRFRYCANVYKVKESFAGKRNEVTDCGIELLGLGEKQSDLEILVCALEVMECMKQASFTLEIGNVNFFHTAVELLGLTKDETQILADLIDRKSLTELKEYLETLRLDAVDKQFFLQLPWLCGSADMLQEALGFCFDARLKAIVENLQLLYEQLSALGYGDRITFDLGKLPHLNYYSGILFEGFVEGIGTSVLSGGRYDSLLEKFGEALPAIGFSVKLDAVLPVLHLKQQEATLTLCYPYEKKVEALRQAKELRKSTRVELLCGDYDDIIVKGENVA
- a CDS encoding helix-turn-helix domain-containing protein, with product MKKVTEINLKVGDAIRKGLQRKGMTQKELAMLVGSTQRSISSYINGNAQPPLDILSLICRILEINMNQILQIPDYNFPGRMLHDPLELEVMKVFDQVPDEKRITFTKLMKSIISFHLE
- a CDS encoding sugar isomerase domain-containing protein gives rise to the protein MAFIDTYFKEVEQRFALMKEETEAIEQAAELLLEAEKDKHTIYTFGSGHSHMIGQDIYARAGGYAKVYPINEIEMTLATHPTKSTTLERTASYADVLDAIYTVEKGDVLIVTSNSGRNPLVIEYTMRARKKGAKIIAITSLSHSKTIASRHESGLRLFELADVVLDNHAPYGDATTPIDDTCSMGPVSTLTGCFLAQCVMGRFVELLKEHGMDAPVFASSNMDGADERNRELFQRYVIKSIAK